The proteins below are encoded in one region of Chroococcidiopsis sp. SAG 2025:
- a CDS encoding Mo-dependent nitrogenase C-terminal domain-containing protein: MIALQNLLQQFQRKLDALEVRNAKVARLLCQLLPASCPFERDLYLFSRTIAHIPPLCKLNPFYEQLVGFRAQAYLANIPN, encoded by the coding sequence ATGATTGCTTTACAAAATTTGCTCCAGCAGTTTCAACGAAAGCTGGATGCCCTCGAAGTCCGTAACGCTAAAGTCGCGCGATTGTTATGCCAACTTCTGCCAGCCTCATGTCCCTTCGAGCGCGATCTCTACTTATTCAGTCGGACAATTGCCCATATTCCACCTTTGTGCAAGCTGAATCCTTTCTACGAGCAGTTAGTCGGCTTTCGCGCCCAAGCTTATCTTGCAAATATTCCAAACTAA